One Sesamum indicum cultivar Zhongzhi No. 13 linkage group LG14, S_indicum_v1.0, whole genome shotgun sequence genomic window, tgtactttcttttcttgtgcAATATGATTGTTGAATACAAAATAGCATcgtaacaaaaaattaaaacatcgTCTTGCTACTAATTCGTAGCAAAAAATAGCTTTTGGAACaaatttttaatccttttggACTGTAGACAATGTTAAAAGGATCTCATTGCTACCACCACAATTAATTGCAGTAAAGTGTAAAAGGTAAAACCAAAGAGTAGGGAGTAGTTGCTGTAGACCGGAACTAATTGCATAtgagaattaaataaaaatgagacaGCCGAAACTAGAGTCTCCTTACAACCAGGGTTGATAACTCCCCCGTCCTCGTCGGCCAATTGTAATGTGCACCAACATAAACCTTGACTTTTGGTGTTTACGATCGGCAACAGATCTTCACCCTGTCACAACTCAGTCTTCTGGAACGTGGTTAATTTGCAGTGTACCATGAAAAACAGTCTTGATTTCAACCTTCTCGTTGGGAAATGCTAGGAAACAGATGACTTGTTATGCATTGTTCTTTTAGCTGTTCTTGAAAGCAACATACTATTACATGCTTACACAATTGTCCAGTCGTTTTCAACTGAACCAGAAGGCTTATCAGCTGGAGAGGCGGCGGCCTTTGGAGGTTTCTTTGCAAATATTGAGAAGGGCTTCTCCTCGTTGTTCTTTGAGTCTTTAGAGGGAGCTTTGGATGAGGATTTATTTTTGCCGCTGAAGATTAAGCTGAGTTTCTTGAGACGGTTTTTCATATCACTTGTACCTGCGGTTTCCTCGGGCTGGGCAGTCTCCTTCAGTGCTTCATCTTGATTTAGTAGCATTGTCTCTACTGTTTCATAAACCTGTAAAGACTTACAAGTCATCACTGTAAGAGAAGAAATTCAACAACATCATAAAATGGGAAATTATAGCATGAAGCGAGTTTCGCCAAACAAAGATCAATTTCATGGTGAGAGCAATACATTTCACAGATGAATGTTTTACAGCGACCCATCACAAAATACATGCGATACTTGTATAATTGATTAGGTTTGCCCACATGTTATTTGGGGAAAGATTTTTGCAGATTGGAGACGCCATTTGAGGACATTTCAAATGTTTTAGCTCAAGgtcattatattttgtatggTATGTAACTCCAAATTATTAACTGCATCCGATAATCCCTATTCCCATGTAATACGATCACAAGTCTCAACTGCATAAAGCGTACCTGGCATATATCATCAAGTTTCTCAGCCCAAATGTTGCCCTGACAAGTGACAGCAATATAGTTCTTGCATTTGTTATAAAAGCTTGACAAACTTGAATGTGTGGATAGGGTGGCCTCAGCAATTAATAGCCCTGAACCCAACTGAAATTTCAGAAAAGAGATATCAATGGCAGAAAGAACAGATTCAGTGCTCACACGAGATTGACCAGGTGAAATATAAACCAGATATATTCTCTtagtatttatatacttttgttttattatttactttttgtttcaagAGTACATAATTGGTATgtaaacaaaccaaaaaactGTTGGAAGCTGCAACACct contains:
- the LOC110013114 gene encoding uncharacterized protein LOC110013114, which produces ISPPELFKQLFIAVLGSGLLIAEATLSTHSSLSSFYNKCKNYIAVTCQGNIWAEKLDDICQVYETVETMLLNQDEALKETAQPEETAGTSDMKNRLKKLSLIFSGKNKSSSKAPSKDSKNNEEKPFSIFAKKPPKAAASPADKPSGSVENDWTIV